Genomic DNA from Vreelandella subglaciescola:
GGCGGCTTTCTTCTCTTCGCGGGTCGGCGCCTTTTCCTTGGGTTTGGGCTTGGCCGCAGCGATGGCCTTCACCTTGGGCGGCGGCGGGGGGAAGGTAATTTCGCCCTGATGGGTCACCGTGGCACCGCGGATCACATCGTCTTCCATGTCGTGCACGATCTGACCGTCTTTCTCGGGGGTCAGGTCGGTGAGCATGTGACGCACGTTGTTGGCGTAGAGCAGCGAGGCCTGGGTGGCCATGCGCGAGGGGAAATCGGTGAAGCCGGTGACGATCACGCCGTTATCGCTGACGATACGCTGATCGGGCACGGTAAGGTCGCAGTTGCCGCCACGTTCGGCGGCGAGGTCAATCACCACCGAGCCCGGCTTCATGACCGCGACCATATCCTCAAGCCACAGCTTGGGCGCCGGGCGTCCGGGGATCAGCGCTGTGGTAATTACTATATCAATCTCGGGGGCCTGCTCGCGGAACAGCGCCAGCTGCTTTTCGCGAAACTCGGGGCTTGAAGGCTCGGCATAGCCACCGCTCTCCGAGCCGTCCTTGCCGTCGTCGAAATCGAGGAACAGGAACTCGGCGCCCATGGATTCGATCTGTTCGGCGACTTCGGGGCGCACGTCGAAGGCGCGCACTACCGCGCCCAGGCTGGTGGCGGTACCAATCGCTGCCAGCCCCGCGACGCCGGCGCCGACCACCAGCACCTTGGCCGGTGGCACCTTGCCCGCGGCGGTTACCTGGCCAGTAAAGAAGCGGCCAAACTGGTTGCCCGCCTCAATGACCGCGCGGTAGCCGACAATATTGGCGGTGGACGACAGGGCATCCATCTTCTGCGCGCGCGAAATACGCGGCACCATATCCATGGCGACCACGGTGGCGCCGGCGGCCTTGCAGCGTTCCAGCAGCGCTTCATTCTGGGCCGGCCAGAAAAACGCGATCAGCGTCTGGTCCTGGCGCAGGTAGCCCGCCTCGGTGTCGTCGGGCTCGCGAACCTTGATGACGGTATCAACCGCTTGCCACAGCGCCTCGGCGCCGTCGATAACGGTCACGCCAGCTTCGCGATACGCCTCATCGGAAAAGCCCGCCGCGCCGCCGGCGCCGGCTTGTACAAAGCACTCGTGGCCAAGCTTGTGTATCTGGAGCGCGCTATCCGGCGTTAACGCAACGCGTGCTTCGCCGGCCGCACTTTCTTTGGGTGCACCAATTTTCACCTTGGACGTCCCCCCTGTCATTATAGATTGTCAGTATGGATCGTCAGTTAGATCGTTATCGATGAACGTAACTGACTAAACGCAACTGGCTAGGAGTACCTTACCGGGAGGTCGTGCACAATCCACCAAAGAGCGTAGAGCCGTGCATGCCTTATCCAAGCTCCGCTGTAACGACGGCCCTGAAACGCCGAACCCCGCTGATTGGCGGGGTTCGTGAGGCCTTCTTAACCACTCTTCTTAACTACTTTTATGAACCACTTTTTTAACCACTGCGCTTTATGGCTTTCAGCAGCGCCTGAAGCGGATGGGGCAGGGTGGTGTCGGAGAAGCGGCTGACCTGGCTGCGGCACGAGTAGCCGGTGGCCAGCAGGCGGCCCTGGTTGTCTTCATCTTCTACCTGGGGCTGCCAGGACTGGGCGTAAATGGTTTTGGAGGTGGCGGCGTTGCGGGTTTCGTGCCCGTAGGTACCGGACATGCCGCAGCAGCCGCTGGCGAGCGTTTCAAGCCCGAGCCCGAAGGCATTGAAAACTGTCTGCCACGCCTTGGGACTTTCGGGTTCGCTGGTTTTTTCGGTGCAGTGGGAAAGCAGTTTGTAGCCGCTCTGGGGGCCGTCAAGCGGCGCGACCGGGAGCGTATCCAGCCGTTGGCTGAGCCATTCCTGCAGCAGCTGTACCGGCGGCACCGCGTCGTCGCCCAGCGCCTTGACGTATTCCTGCCGGTAGCACAGCGTCATCGCCGGGTCGATGCCGACCAGCGGTATGTCAAAGCCGGCCAGCGTGCGCAGGCGACGCGCCTGCTTTTCGGCGGTGCGCGCAAAGGCGCCAAGAAATCCCTGCACGTTGAGCGGCTTGCCGTTGGCCGCGTAGGGCATGACGAACACGCGCAAATTGAGCCGCGACAACAGCTCGACGACGTCAATCACCAGCTTGGCTTCAAAGTGAGAGGTGAACGCGTCCTGCACGATAATCACGCTGTTGGCGCGCTGCTGCCTGGTGAGTAGCGCAAGCGATGTCGGCGTGGCGGCGCTGACGCCCCAGGCTTCGAGCTGCTTTTTCAGGCTAGCTCGGGAAATCGTCGGCGAGTCGCTCATGCCCAGCCCCCGGCGCATCAGGCCGTCCACCGCGCGACTGGTGATCAGCGCGTTATACAGCGGCGCGACGCGGGAAAGCGCGGGCAGCATAAACTCGGTGGTGCCGATCAGGTAGTCGCGCAGCGGGCGCAGGTAGCGGCCGTGATACACCTCTAAAAATTGCGAGCGAAACTGCGGCACGTTGACCTTGACCGGGCACTGGCTGGCGCAGGCTTTGCACGCCAGGCAGCCGGCCATGGCTTCATAAACTTCGTGGGAATAGTCGTCGCGGCCTTTGTGGCTCAGGGTGTTATAGGCGCGCAGCGGCAGGTGGGCGATAAAGCCCCCCACGCCTTCGACTTTTTTCTTGTGCGACTCGTTCACCACGTCAACGCCCGCGGCGTTTTGCAGGCGCAGCCATTCGCGGATCAGGCTGGCGCGCCCCTTGGGCGAATGGATGCGCTGGCGTGTGGCTTTCCACGACGGGCACATGGGGTCGTCCACGTCGTAGTTGTAGCAGGCGCCGTTGCCGTTGCAGTACACCGCGGCGTCATAGGACTGCCAGGCGCGCTCGTCGATGGTGCGGTCAAGCTCGCCGCGAGTAGTCACGGCGTCGATGGCCAGCAGCGCAGGGTCATTTTCCCGGGCGATCAGCCCGCCTGCGTGGCGGGGCGAGGCAATCTTGCCCGGGTTGAGCTGATTGTGAGGGTCAAACGCGGCTTTGACGCGCTGCAGGCTGGGATAAAGCTCGCCAAAAAACTTGGGCGCGTATTCCGAGCGGATGCCCTTGCCGTGTTCGCCCCAGAGCAGGCCGTGGTACTTATGGGTCAGATCGGCGACTTCGTCCGAGATGATGCGAATCAACCGCGCTTGTTCCGGGTCTTTCATGTCGATGGCGGGGCGAACGTGGAGCACGCCGGCATCGACGTGGCCGAACATGCCGTAGGACAGCTGGTGGGCGTCCAATACGGCGCGAAATTCGGTGATGTACTCGGCCAGATGCTCGGGCGGCACGGCGGTGTCTTCGACAAACGGAATCGGGCGCTTTTCGCCTTCGGCATTGCCCAAAAGCCCCACCGCGCGCTTGCGCATGGCGTAGACTTTTTGTATCGCCTCCCGGCCTTCGGCCAACGTGAAGCCCAGCCGCGACACGCTGTCATCGTCGGTCAGGTGTTGGGTAAACGTCTCGACGCGCTCGGCCAGGCGCGCGGGGTCGTCGTCGTTGAACTCGACCAGATTGATGCCGTAAATCGGCGTGTCGCCGGCGGGGAAGAACTCGGCCACGGCGTTCCAGATGAAATCTTCCATCGCCAGCAGTAGCACGCTGTCGTCGATGGTTTCAATTGAGGTCGCAGCGGCGTCGCTGGCCATCAGCGCCTGGGCGTCATTCAGCGCGTCCATAAAGCCCGCGTAGCGCACGTTGACCAGCGTCGAGTGCTTAGGCGTGGGCAGCACGTTGAGCACGGCCTCGTTCAACAGGCCCAGCGAGCCTTCCGACCCGCACAGCAGGCTGTTGAGGTTGAGGCGCTCGTCGTCATCGCGCAGATGCGCCAGGTCATAGCCGGTCAGGCAGCGGTTGAGCGGCGGAAATTTCTCCGTGATCAGCGCGCGCTCGTGGTCGAAAATATCGGCAGCGGTGCGGTGAACATCGCCGATAATGCCGCCTTTCTTCGACAGATCCAGCTCTTCGTCGCGGCTTAATGCCTGGCTTTCAAGGCGCTTGCCGCCGAGCAGGACGGTGTCCAGCGCGAGCACGTGGTCGCGGGTTTTGCCGTATTCGCAGCTGCCCTGGCCGCTGGCGTCGGTGGCGATCATCCCGCCAATGGTGGCGCGGTTGGAGGTGGACAAATCCGGGGCGAAAAACAGCCCGTAAGGCTTGAGCGCGACATTGAGCTGATCTTTGACCACGCCGGCCTGCACCCGCACGCGGCGGTTGTCCACATCGATATCAAGAATGCGGTTCATGTGCCGCGAAACGTCGACCACCAGCCCGTCGGTCAGCGACTGGCCGTTGGTGCCGGTGCCGCCGCCGCGCGCGGCCAGCACGATGTCGCGGTTGGGCACTTCGCCGGCGAGTTTGGCAATGCGCTCAAGGTCCTCGGCGTGCCTGGGGTAGAGCACCGCCTGAGGCAGGCGCTGGTAGATCGAGTTATCCGTGGCCGCCACGGTGCGGCTGGCGTAATCGGGAGCGATGTCGCCTTCAAAACCGCTGGCCTTGAGGGCTTCGAGAAAGCGCACGTAGTCGCCACTCAAACGTTCAAGAGAAATAGTATGCCGAGTCAAAGATGCAATCATGGTGATCAACGCCGCCGCCGGACAAGCCGGAGAATAAAATGGGAGAACAAAACCAGACAATAAAAGAGGAAGCAGCCATTTTAGCGCAGCCGCTTTCTGCCTGCATCACCGGGGATGCAGCGCCTCGTGAACCAGCGCCGTTGACGCGTCGGACATCGGCAGGGTAAGCGCCAGTTCGTGGGCGGCGGGTGACATCTTGCGCCAGGTTTTCTGCACGATGCGAATCAGGTGGTCGCGTTCAATCGTGCGGGAAAAATCGGCAAAGTAGTTTTCCAGAAATACCAGGCAGGCGCAGTCTTCCAGCGTCTGAACGTCATCGTCACGCCCCAGCCCCTGCTTGCGGATGATGTTGGCGGTGCGCTCGGCGTCGCTCTCGCCGTATCCGGCCTTGTGCATCAGCGCAGCGGTGGTGCCGCCGGCCTGGTGGCTCTGGTCGCGCCGCCAGGTTAAATAGCCGACGCGGCCTTCGGGGTATTCGGCGCGGGGCACCAGCCAGCGTTGCAGATGCTGGGCGCGCACCGCCAGACGCAGCGTCTCGGTCGCTTCGGGGTGGATATGCGCGAGCCAGGCGCTCATCCGCCGGGCATAGATCAGTTCTTTGGGCTCGTCGGCGCCGTTGATCTCGACCGTTTTCGGGTCGTCGCGGTGCAGGTCATCAAGGGCATCAAAAACGTGAGAAAACGCGGAAGTATCAGAAGCGCGGGTCATGGTGGCTCGCTGGCAAATGAATAAAGAGGACAATACCCCCGAGTGTAAATGAATCACCGGGCAAATGAATCAGTACGCAGCGGTGCGTAACCATAGCTCCAGGGCGGGCTTTTGCCTACAATATCGGTCTTTGTCACGGGCGTTTGGCGCTGCGTGTTTACTGATTTCAGCCCAGAGGATGACTCATGCTCGACCCGAAACTGCTGCGCGGTGATCTCGATACGGTAGCGCAAAAGCTGGCTCGCCGCGGCTTTACGCTGGATACCACGGCGCTTGCTGCGCTGGAGTCGCGCCGCCGCGAGTTGCAAACTCAGACCGAGCAGCTGCAAAACGAGCGCAACACGCGCTCCAAGGCGATTGGCAAGGCCAAGGCCAGCGGCCAGGATATTCAGCCGCTGTTGGATGAAGTCAGCGATTTGGGCGAGCGTCTGGATGCGGCAAAGCAGGCGTTGGCCGAGGTACAGGCGGAGTGGGACGACGCGGTCAGCGGAATTCCCAACCTGCCCCACGAAAGCGTACCGCAAGGCGCGAGCGAAGCCGACAACGTCGAGCTGCATCGCTTTGGCACGCCGCGGACCTTTGATTTCGAGGTGCTTGACCACGTGGATCTGGGCAAGAAATCGGGCTATCTCGATTTTGAGCTGGCCACCAAGCTAACCGGCGCACGCTTTGCCGTGATGCGCGGGCCTATTGCCCGGCTGCACCGGGCGCTGGCGCAGTTTATGCTGGACACGCAAACGCTGAACCACGGCTACGAAGAGTGCTACGTGCCGTATATGGTCAACCGCGAGTCGTTGATGGGCACCGGCCAGCTGCCGAAATTCGGCGAGGACCTGTTCAAGCTCAACGACGAGCGCGAATATCACCTGATCCCGACCTCGGAAGTGCCGCTGACCAACTTCGTTCGCGACGAAATCGTTGACGCCGCCGCGCTGCCGATGAAGCTGACCGCGCACACGCCGTGCTTTCGCAGCGAAGCGGGTTCCCACGGTAAGGATACCCGGGGCATGATCCGCCAGCATCAGTTCGACAAGGTGGAAATGGTGCAGATCGTCGAGCCCGAACACAGCTATGAAGCACTCGAGAATATGCGCGGTCACGCCGAGGCGATCTTACAGGCGCTGGAGCTTCCGTACCGCGTGGTAACGCTGTGCACCGGTGATATGGGCGCTACCGCGGCTAAGACCTACGATCTGGAAGTGTGGCTGCCAAGCCAGGAGACCTACCGCGAGATTTCGTCGATCTCCAACTGCGAGGACTTTCAGGCGCGGCGGATGCAGGCACGCTACCGCCATCCCGAGGCGAAAAAGCCGCTGCTCGTGCATACGCTCAACGGCTCGGGTCTGGCGGTAGGGCGCTGCCTGCTGGCGATGATGGAAAACCACCAGCAGGCGGATGGCTCGGTGACTATTCCCGAGCCGCTGCGTCCGTATCTTGGCGGGGCTGAGTCGCTGTCTCTTTAGCGTCGTGATCAGAAGCGGCGTCGTGATCAGAGGCGGCGTCGTTTTCAAGCGCCCATTCAACGCTAACGCCGGCATCGATATCAATGGTGCCGGGGCGGTATTCCGGCTGCGTGGCGGAGGATTCTGCCTTGCCTCGGGCGTCAGCGCTGACGCTCATCATGCGCGGGGCGAAGCTCGGCGCACGGGTTTCCTGAACGTGAATCACGCGGCCCAGGTCGGCGTCCAGGGTGTCGGCCATTAGTGCGGCCTTGTGGCGCGCTTTTTCCAGCGCTTTCACCAGCGCTTTATCGGTGGCGCTGTCGCGGTCCTGAAGGTCAAAGGTGACGCCGTCGAGGCGGTTAACGCCGCTTTCCATTAGCGCATTCAGCACGTCTTCGGTCTTGTCCAGATCATCAAGCTGGATGCTGATGGGGCGCTCAAGCCGCGTGCGCGTCAGCATTTTTGACTCGTCGCCCTGCGCTTCGGGGTTGTTCGACCGCTGCGGATAAACAGAGAGTGAGCCGGCGCTGATGGCGTCGCGCTTGATACCGGTATTCTCTTCCAGCGTATCAATCAGGCGGGCAGCGCGTTTTTCCAGCGTCTCACGCGCGTTCTCGCGTGCCTTTGCATGCTGTTCACGCTGCTTTGTTTCGCTGAGATCGACGGCGGGCGTGTCTTCCCAGAGCCTCGCGCTAACGGTGGCCTTGTCGGGGGTGACCTCGATGCTGGACTGCGCCTGTACCTGCAGGCTGGAGGTTTCGCTGGCGCCGGCAAAGGACGGGGTGGCAAGTGATGCCACAGCAAGTGTGCCGAGAATCAGCGTTGAAAGTAGCGAAATCCGCCCGGTCATGCTGTCGGGGCGGCGGCGTTCAAGCGGTGAAAGTGCCATAGGGTTGCCTGCGGTGTTGTGAGCGTTACGTTTAGTATGGCAGCAGTTAGCGGCATAAAGTTCTGTTTGCACGATGGTTTCATGTTTTCCGCGTACGCTGTCTGGATTCACGCTTACGGTTTGTTTACCTTTCGGGCTGTCGTCGCGAGGCGGTGCATCGGGGCAGGCGTTTGTGCAAAATGCGGGATCACGCCACGCTGTCATCACGGCACGCTATTATCAGACCACGCTAGAGAAGCCACTCACCCAAGACACTGCCATCAAGGACACGAACCATGTCGAGCACAAACGATGTCGAATGAATCAGCCGAAAGCTATCGCAGCATGCCGCTTCACGCGACGCTGGCGATTGCCGCGTTGGTGATTATTATCACCGGCATGAAGCTGGGTGCCGGCCTTCTGGTGCCGCTGCTGCTGGCGTTTTTTATCGCGGTGGTGTGTACCGAGCCGGTCCAGTGGCTGAATCGTCGCGGCCTGCCAATGCGCGGCGCCGTGGTGCTGACGCTGCTGGTGCTGGCGGGCATGGTGACGCTATTGGGCTTCCTGGTGGTCAATAGCTTCAGCACCTTTGTGGATGCGCTGCCGGATATTGAATCACGGCTTTATCAGGCGTACTGGGAGCTGTTGAACCGGCTTTCATCGCTGGGGCTGGCCATTGATCCCGACGAAATCGAGGCGTTGTTTGCCGGCGCAGGAGATACCAGCTGGGTGACCGGGTTGTTAGGCGAGCTGGGCAATTTCTTCATGCAAAGCATGGTAGTTGCGCTGATGGTGGTGTTCATGATGTTCGAAACGCTGAACTTTCGTGACAAGGTCTCGCTGGCGCTTGAAAACCCGGCGCCCAGCCTTAAGCGGTTTGGCGAATTCAGCATAACGCTCAAACGCTATCTGGCGGTTAAAACGACCATCAGCCTGGTGACGGGGATTCTGATCTGGCTTTCCTGCTTTCTGATCGGCGTCAAGTTTGCGTTGTTGTGGGCCGTGCTGGCGTTTGCGCTGAACTTTATTCCCAACATTGGCTCGGCCATTGCCGCAGTGCCGCCGGTGCTATTGCTGTTGGTCAGCCAGAACGGCGGGGTAGGAGATGCCTTTGTGCTCGCGTTGGCGTATCTGGGGGTCAACTTTGTGCTGGGCAACCTGTTGGAGCCGCGCCTGATGGGGCGGGCACTGGGGCTTTCTACGCTGGTGGCGTTTTTATCGCTGGTGGTGTGGGGCTGGATTTTTGGCGTGGTGGGGCTGTTGCTGTCGGTGCTTTTGACAATGACGCTCAAAATTGCGCTGGATAGCCATCCGCAAACGCGCTGGATGGCGCACCTGCTGGGGCCCGGTTCGCCTATGCGCGCCGAAAAGAGTCAGGCAAAACGCCCGCCTTCAAAGCGTCAGGGGTAAGTCACAAGCTAAAGACGGGCATCTGCGCACGGCCGCGGAAGCGGCCGTGCGGTTCTGGCCAAAAAGTCGGCGTTAAGCGTTCTGGCCAAAAAGTCGGCGTTAAGCGTTCTGGTCGATAAACTGGCTGAGCTGCGATTTGGACTGCGCACCCACCAGCGAAGCAACCTTGGTGCCGGACTTGAACAGCATGACCGTCGGCACGCCGCGAACGCCCTGTTCGGCGGCAATTTCCGGCGCGTCATCGACGTTCACGCTGACGACCTTGATGTTGCCGTCGCGCTCGTCGGCGACTTCATCAACGACCGGCGCCATGACTTTGCAGGGGCCGCACCAGGGGGCCCAGAACTTCAGCAGTACCGGCTGCTCGGCGTTAAGGACTTCCTGTTCGAAATTGGCGTTGGTGACATCAACATTGGACATTTTCTTCTCCCGTTTGCGTTGCTCTTGCTATGACGTTGCCTTAAAAGGAGCAACGGTCGTTAGGCGTATATAAAGCGCACTTTTCACCGCGCCAAGCCGGCAAATGTTAGCGGGCATGGCGAAGGCTGGCAAATCCGCGTGTTTTAGCAAAGACGCATGTTACGCTATTGCTGAATTTCGCTAATGGCTGCACGCTGGCATTGTCTATGCTATAAAAGTATTATAAAAATGTTTTTTATTCTATTTTTTATTTTTGTCAGCCGCCTGACCGGGCTGCCACCAAGGAAAAGGCCAAGGAATGAAGCTACAGCAGCTACGCTATATTTGGGAAGTGAGCCGGCACAACCTCAACGTATCCGCGACGGCACAGAGCCTGTTTACCTCTCAGCCCGGCATTTCCAAGCAAATCCGCCTGCTTGAAGACGAGCTGGGCGTGGAGATTTTTGCCCGTAGCGGCAAACATCTGACTCGCGTCACCCCGGCGGGCGAACCGATTGTTGAACTGGCAGGCCAGGTGCTGCGCCTGACGGAAAACATCAAGGGCGTGGCCCAGGAACACAGCGATGAACGCCGCGGTAGCCTGGCCATAGCGACCACCCATACCCAGGCGCGCTACGCGCTGCCGCCGATCATTACCGAGTTTACCCAGAAATATCCCGACGTGGCGTTGCATATGCAGCAGGGCACGCCCAAGCAGATTGCGCAGATGGTCAGCGAAGGCCAGGCCGATTTCGCCATTGCCACCGAGTCGCTGGAGCTGTTCACCGATCTGGTGCTCTTGCCGTGCTACCGCTGGAACCGTTGCGTGCTGGTGCCCAAGGGCCACCCGCTGGCGCAGCGCGACGGTGCCCTGACGCTTGAAGCGCTGGCCGACTACGCGCTGGTGACCTACGTCTTCGGCTTTACCGGCCGTTCGCAGCTGGATGACGCCTTCAGGGCCAAGGGGCTGACCCCCAACGTGGTGCTCACCGCAGCCGATGCCGATGTCATCAAGACCTACGTGCGTTTGGGCATGGGCGTGGGCATCGTTGCCGATATGGCCGTTGACCAGACGCTTGACGAGGATCTGGTGGCGCTGAACGCCGATCACCTGTTCGCCAGCTCGACCACCAAGATCGGCATTCGTCGTGGGACGTTCATGCGCGGCTATATGTATGACTTTTTGGCCCGCTTTGCGCCGCACCTGACTCGTGATCTGGTCGATGCGGCGCTGAGCGCCGGGCCGCGCCATGAGCGAGCGCTTTTCGATAACATCCAGCTGCCCGAATACTAGACGTGGTCTGACCCGGGCTCAGTGTTGAAGGTGCAGCCCGCATTCGCGCTTTTCTTCCACCTTGGTGGGGTCGAAGTAGTCAAAGTTGTTGGGCAGGTCGTGTTCGACGAGGTATTCGTGCATCTGTTTGGCGCTCCAGTGCAGCACCGGAGCGACTTTTAACAGGTCGCCGTTGCCGAGGCTCACCGGCTGCATTTTGGCGCGTTCGGCGGTGTCTTCGGCGCGCAGGGCGGTGAACCAGACGTCGGGGCGCATTTCCCCCAGCGCGCGCTCGAACGGCTCGATTTTGACTTCCTGAGTAAACGCCGCGTGGTGCGGGTCGTCAATGCCGGGAAAGTCGCCTTCCAGCGCTTCACGATGGGCGCGGGTGCGCTGCGGCACAAAGCTTACGACGTTGAGATTCAGGCGTTTGATCAGGGCATCGGCAAACGCGTAGGTCGCCTGGGTATTATAGCCGCTGTCCATCCATACGATGGGGATGTCGGGCTGTGCCTGGGTCACCATGTGCAGTATCACCGCTTCAAACGGACGAAAGTTGGTGGTGCAAATCGGCCGCTTGCCCTGAGCAATGGCCCATTCCACCAGTGCTTGCGGATTTTGCGCAAGATCGCGATTAATCGTTTCCAGATTCGGGGACGCCATGTTATCTCCTGTCGCCGTGGCGGGTATGCGGCAAGGCTAACAAAAAGGCCGGCGGGCGCCCCAATACCGTTTTGTTTTGCTTTTATATTCTTTTTCGTTTGCTTTGTTTGGGCTTTTATTCCAAAGCGCGCACCAGATGGCGGATTTTATCCAGCGTCTCGGCGTATTCGTCGGCGGGGGATGAGTCGGCTACCAGTCCGCCACCGCCCCAGACGTGCAGCGAATCGCCGTCGGCCAGCACCGTGCGAATGGTGATCGAGGTATCCATGTGCCCGCGCACGTCAACGTAGCCGAGGCTGCCGCAGTAAAGGCTGCGCTGGCAGGGTTCGAGCTCGTCGATGATTTGCATGGCGCGGATTTTGGGTGCGCCGGTAATCGAGCCGCCGGGAAACGCCGCTTCCAGCAGGGCTAGCGGCGAGTGCGACGCTTTAAGCTCGCCCTGCACGACGCTGACCAAATGGTGCACGTTGGGATAGCTTTCGAGCCCGCACAGAGTCGGCACGCGCACGCTGCCCGGCCGGCATACGCGGCCCAGGTCGTTGCGCAGCAGGTCGACGATCATCACGTTTTCAGCGCGATCCTTGGCGCTGTGCAGAAGCGCCTGTGCCTGAGCGCGGTCTTCTGCGGCGGTGTCGCCGCGCCGGCGCGTGCCTTTGATCGGCCGGGTTTCTACCTGACCGTCGCGCACGCGAAGAAAACGCTCGGGCGAAAGCGACATGATGGCCTTGTCGTCCCAGGCCATAAAACCCGAAAACGGCGTTGGCGTGGCGTGGCGTAGCCGGCAATAGGCATCCCACTCATCGCCTTTGTAGCGTGCGGTGAGGCGCTGGGCGAGATTGATCTGGTAGCAGTCGCCGGCGCGAATGTAGCGCTGCACCCGGGCAAAACGCTCGGCGTATTCCGCCTGACGCATCTCGGCGCGAAACGGCGCGACGAGCTGGAAAGGCTCGCCGGTTGGCAGCGCCTGTTCCAGCCACTGCGCGACCTGCTCGGCGCGCGGCGGCGTGGCGGCAAGCCAGGCCTCCTGACGCTCGTGATCAATGATGATGACCCAGTCATAAAGCCCCAGCCGCGCAGCGGGAAAATGCGTGGCTGCGGGCTTGTGGCTTAAAACGCCCTGACGCTGGCGGCCAAAATCATAGCCCCAGTAGCCCATCAGCCCGCCGAGAAAAGGCAGCTCGCTGGGCGTGCTGGGTACGGGCAGCTGCTCAAGCAGCCACGCCTGGGCGGCAAAGGCATCGTCCAGGCCGGCAGGCGGCGCGGCAAGCGCGTCACCGTGGCGCTCAATGTGCGCGCGACCCTGGTCGTCTACGTCAAGCGTGGCCAGCGGGTCACTGGTCATAATGTCGTAGCGGCCGTTGGCTACGGGGCGGCCGCTGTCGAGCAGCACGGCGTCGTGGCGGTGTCGCAGCCGCGCGAATAGCGTGAGCGGATCGCGGGCGTAGGGCAGAGCGGTGAGCGTCAACGGCGGGGACATATACAGGTTTAGCCTTGCCAGTTCAGAAGCGCGTCATTCTATCAGAAGTGCGCTATGCCAGACGTGCGGGGCGACACCGGGTAAGTTTGTCGACAACGCCTGCCACCAAAGGGGGATAAAACGCCGGTTTATGGCGCTTGACGGCCAAAAATCCGAGCGCTAAAGTGGCTTCACTGTTTAATTGTTGACAATCCTCATGACGCTACCCGATGCCGAAC
This window encodes:
- a CDS encoding SIMPL domain-containing protein, producing MALSPLERRRPDSMTGRISLLSTLILGTLAVASLATPSFAGASETSSLQVQAQSSIEVTPDKATVSARLWEDTPAVDLSETKQREQHAKARENARETLEKRAARLIDTLEENTGIKRDAISAGSLSVYPQRSNNPEAQGDESKMLTRTRLERPISIQLDDLDKTEDVLNALMESGVNRLDGVTFDLQDRDSATDKALVKALEKARHKAALMADTLDADLGRVIHVQETRAPSFAPRMMSVSADARGKAESSATQPEYRPGTIDIDAGVSVEWALENDAASDHDAASDHDAKETATQPRQDTDAAARE
- a CDS encoding Re/Si-specific NAD(P)(+) transhydrogenase subunit alpha → MKIGAPKESAAGEARVALTPDSALQIHKLGHECFVQAGAGGAAGFSDEAYREAGVTVIDGAEALWQAVDTVIKVREPDDTEAGYLRQDQTLIAFFWPAQNEALLERCKAAGATVVAMDMVPRISRAQKMDALSSTANIVGYRAVIEAGNQFGRFFTGQVTAAGKVPPAKVLVVGAGVAGLAAIGTATSLGAVVRAFDVRPEVAEQIESMGAEFLFLDFDDGKDGSESGGYAEPSSPEFREKQLALFREQAPEIDIVITTALIPGRPAPKLWLEDMVAVMKPGSVVIDLAAERGGNCDLTVPDQRIVSDNGVIVTGFTDFPSRMATQASLLYANNVRHMLTDLTPEKDGQIVHDMEDDVIRGATVTHQGEITFPPPPPKVKAIAAAKPKPKEKAPTREEKKAAELAAFKAQSKRQLTLLAVGGLLMLLLGQIAPASFMQHFIVFVLACFIGFQVIWNVSHALHTPLMAVTNAISGIVVLGAILQIGSGSGLVALLASISVLIATINIVGGFLVTHRMLAMFQKS
- the serS gene encoding serine--tRNA ligase gives rise to the protein MLDPKLLRGDLDTVAQKLARRGFTLDTTALAALESRRRELQTQTEQLQNERNTRSKAIGKAKASGQDIQPLLDEVSDLGERLDAAKQALAEVQAEWDDAVSGIPNLPHESVPQGASEADNVELHRFGTPRTFDFEVLDHVDLGKKSGYLDFELATKLTGARFAVMRGPIARLHRALAQFMLDTQTLNHGYEECYVPYMVNRESLMGTGQLPKFGEDLFKLNDEREYHLIPTSEVPLTNFVRDEIVDAAALPMKLTAHTPCFRSEAGSHGKDTRGMIRQHQFDKVEMVQIVEPEHSYEALENMRGHAEAILQALELPYRVVTLCTGDMGATAAKTYDLEVWLPSQETYREISSISNCEDFQARRMQARYRHPEAKKPLLVHTLNGSGLAVGRCLLAMMENHQQADGSVTIPEPLRPYLGGAESLSL
- the ydiJ gene encoding D-2-hydroxyglutarate dehydrogenase YdiJ, which codes for MIASLTRHTISLERLSGDYVRFLEALKASGFEGDIAPDYASRTVAATDNSIYQRLPQAVLYPRHAEDLERIAKLAGEVPNRDIVLAARGGGTGTNGQSLTDGLVVDVSRHMNRILDIDVDNRRVRVQAGVVKDQLNVALKPYGLFFAPDLSTSNRATIGGMIATDASGQGSCEYGKTRDHVLALDTVLLGGKRLESQALSRDEELDLSKKGGIIGDVHRTAADIFDHERALITEKFPPLNRCLTGYDLAHLRDDDERLNLNSLLCGSEGSLGLLNEAVLNVLPTPKHSTLVNVRYAGFMDALNDAQALMASDAAATSIETIDDSVLLLAMEDFIWNAVAEFFPAGDTPIYGINLVEFNDDDPARLAERVETFTQHLTDDDSVSRLGFTLAEGREAIQKVYAMRKRAVGLLGNAEGEKRPIPFVEDTAVPPEHLAEYITEFRAVLDAHQLSYGMFGHVDAGVLHVRPAIDMKDPEQARLIRIISDEVADLTHKYHGLLWGEHGKGIRSEYAPKFFGELYPSLQRVKAAFDPHNQLNPGKIASPRHAGGLIARENDPALLAIDAVTTRGELDRTIDERAWQSYDAAVYCNGNGACYNYDVDDPMCPSWKATRQRIHSPKGRASLIREWLRLQNAAGVDVVNESHKKKVEGVGGFIAHLPLRAYNTLSHKGRDDYSHEVYEAMAGCLACKACASQCPVKVNVPQFRSQFLEVYHGRYLRPLRDYLIGTTEFMLPALSRVAPLYNALITSRAVDGLMRRGLGMSDSPTISRASLKKQLEAWGVSAATPTSLALLTRQQRANSVIIVQDAFTSHFEAKLVIDVVELLSRLNLRVFVMPYAANGKPLNVQGFLGAFARTAEKQARRLRTLAGFDIPLVGIDPAMTLCYRQEYVKALGDDAVPPVQLLQEWLSQRLDTLPVAPLDGPQSGYKLLSHCTEKTSEPESPKAWQTVFNAFGLGLETLASGCCGMSGTYGHETRNAATSKTIYAQSWQPQVEDEDNQGRLLATGYSCRSQVSRFSDTTLPHPLQALLKAIKRSG
- a CDS encoding DUF4202 domain-containing protein produces the protein MTRASDTSAFSHVFDALDDLHRDDPKTVEINGADEPKELIYARRMSAWLAHIHPEATETLRLAVRAQHLQRWLVPRAEYPEGRVGYLTWRRDQSHQAGGTTAALMHKAGYGESDAERTANIIRKQGLGRDDDVQTLEDCACLVFLENYFADFSRTIERDHLIRIVQKTWRKMSPAAHELALTLPMSDASTALVHEALHPR